One genomic region from Leifsonia sp. Root1293 encodes:
- a CDS encoding carbon-nitrogen hydrolase family protein, protein MPPLDETNDELGVAVAQFAPGDDADSNLEEMSRLAALAASRGARLVVFPEYSAFFRAELDQDMVDAAEPLDGEFVRALGDLAASLDIHIVAGVLEQTTDAARFSNTLVALNPRGELVATYRKQHLYDAFGQTESDRVVPGAIGDPETFVVGDIRVGMQTCYDIRFPEVSRRLVDAGADLVLVPAEWVRGPLKEHHWRTLATARAIENTVYLAAADHAPPVGVGTSFVIDPMGVELATIGETTDVAVAWVSADRIAAVRRTNPALALRRYAVVPR, encoded by the coding sequence ATGCCGCCTCTCGACGAGACCAACGACGAACTCGGTGTCGCCGTTGCGCAGTTCGCGCCGGGAGACGACGCCGACTCCAACCTCGAAGAGATGAGCAGGCTCGCCGCCCTCGCGGCATCCCGAGGCGCTCGACTCGTCGTCTTCCCCGAGTACTCGGCCTTCTTCAGGGCGGAACTCGACCAGGACATGGTCGACGCTGCCGAGCCGCTCGATGGCGAGTTCGTGCGCGCTCTGGGCGATCTCGCGGCTTCGCTCGACATCCACATCGTGGCCGGCGTGCTCGAGCAGACGACGGATGCCGCGCGCTTCTCGAACACTCTCGTCGCGCTGAACCCGCGCGGTGAGCTGGTGGCCACGTACCGCAAGCAGCACCTCTACGACGCGTTCGGCCAGACCGAGTCTGACCGGGTCGTGCCGGGAGCCATCGGCGACCCGGAGACCTTCGTGGTGGGCGATATCCGTGTCGGGATGCAGACCTGCTACGACATCCGGTTCCCCGAAGTCTCCCGGCGGCTCGTCGACGCCGGAGCCGACCTCGTGCTCGTTCCGGCCGAATGGGTGCGCGGACCGCTCAAGGAGCACCACTGGCGCACCCTCGCCACGGCGCGGGCCATCGAGAACACCGTCTATCTCGCCGCCGCCGATCACGCGCCGCCGGTGGGTGTCGGCACCAGCTTCGTGATCGACCCCATGGGAGTCGAACTCGCCACGATCGGCGAGACGACGGATGTTGCAGTCGCCTGGGTCAGCGCCGATCGCATCGCGGCCGTGCGCCGCACCAACCCGGCACTCGCGCTTCGACGCTATGCGGTCGTTCCGCGCTGA
- a CDS encoding GNAT family N-acetyltransferase has product MSETTIRRNDEGGRYELSIDGEIAGYADFRQQPGSIIVTHTQTLRDFKGHGVATRLTEWMLADARDRGERVVPKCPFLVEYLETHHQFDDIIDRG; this is encoded by the coding sequence GTGAGCGAGACAACCATCAGGCGCAACGACGAGGGCGGCCGCTACGAGCTCTCCATCGACGGCGAGATCGCGGGCTACGCCGACTTCCGGCAGCAGCCCGGCTCGATCATCGTGACCCACACCCAGACTCTGCGCGACTTCAAGGGTCACGGCGTCGCCACGAGGCTCACCGAGTGGATGCTCGCCGACGCCCGCGACCGAGGCGAGCGCGTCGTGCCGAAGTGCCCGTTCCTCGTGGAGTACCTGGAGACGCACCACCAGTTCGACGACATCATCGATCGAGGCTGA
- a CDS encoding aminotransferase class I/II-fold pyridoxal phosphate-dependent enzyme, which yields MTADAPWQRAARGAGLLAPDGSIAATIFAEMSALATRTGAINLGQGFPDEDGPAEVLAAARDAIASGVNQYPPGRGMPVLREAIAAHQLRFRGIILDPEREVLVTAGATEALAATILALVEAGDEVVTFEPFYDSYGAIISLAQGVHRTVPLRAPHFQPDLDELHSAISGRTRLIIVNTPHNPTGSVFGVDVLQTIVELAHRHDAIIVTDEVYEHLVFEAAHIPIATLPGGRERTISISSGGKTFSTTGWKIGWLTAPPELVTAVLAVKQYLTYVNGAPFQPAIAVGLGLPESFFIAAADTLRAKRDLLSSGLTDAGFTVSLPQAGYFIVADAAPLGHPDAVEFCRSLPTLAGVVGIPITAFVHESRRSEYPSLVRFAYCKRTSVLEQAVAGLRRLSS from the coding sequence ATGACGGCCGACGCTCCCTGGCAACGCGCAGCACGCGGAGCGGGTCTGCTCGCGCCCGACGGCAGCATCGCGGCCACGATCTTCGCCGAGATGAGCGCGCTGGCCACCCGCACCGGTGCGATCAACCTGGGCCAGGGCTTCCCCGACGAGGACGGCCCGGCCGAGGTGCTCGCCGCAGCACGCGACGCCATCGCTTCCGGCGTCAACCAGTATCCGCCCGGCCGCGGCATGCCCGTCCTGCGTGAGGCCATAGCAGCGCATCAGCTGAGGTTTCGCGGCATCATCCTCGACCCGGAGCGCGAGGTGCTGGTGACGGCGGGAGCCACCGAGGCTCTCGCGGCCACCATCCTCGCGCTGGTCGAGGCAGGCGACGAAGTCGTCACCTTCGAGCCGTTCTACGACTCGTACGGAGCGATCATCTCCCTCGCGCAGGGCGTTCATCGCACAGTCCCGCTGCGGGCGCCGCACTTCCAGCCCGACCTCGACGAGCTGCACTCAGCGATCTCGGGCCGCACCCGCCTCATCATCGTCAACACGCCTCACAACCCGACCGGGTCGGTGTTCGGCGTCGACGTGCTGCAGACGATCGTCGAGCTCGCGCACCGGCACGACGCCATCATCGTGACCGACGAGGTCTACGAGCATCTCGTGTTCGAGGCCGCGCACATCCCGATCGCGACTCTGCCCGGAGGCCGGGAGCGCACTATCAGCATCTCCTCCGGAGGCAAGACGTTCAGCACGACGGGGTGGAAGATCGGCTGGCTCACGGCTCCGCCCGAACTCGTCACAGCCGTGCTCGCGGTCAAGCAGTACCTCACCTACGTCAACGGTGCGCCGTTCCAGCCGGCGATCGCCGTGGGGCTCGGCCTCCCCGAGAGCTTCTTCATCGCGGCTGCCGACACTCTGCGAGCGAAGCGCGACCTGCTGTCGTCGGGGCTGACGGATGCCGGATTCACGGTCTCGCTCCCGCAGGCGGGCTACTTCATCGTGGCGGATGCCGCCCCGCTCGGGCATCCGGACGCCGTCGAGTTCTGCCGCTCGCTCCCCACCCTCGCCGGGGTCGTCGGCATTCCGATCACCGCCTTCGTTCACGAGAGTCGGCGCTCGGAGTACCCCTCGCTGGTGCGCTTCGCCTACTGCAAGCGCACGAGCGTGCTCGAGCAGGCCGTCGCGGGGCTCAGGCGACTGAGCAGCTGA